A stretch of DNA from Fusobacterium sp.:
CAATCTATTTACTCAGTTTTTTTAACTGATTATTTACACCTATTTATTGTTTGTTGATTTTTTCTTCTCTCTCTATTCTGTTGTTAATGTCCTTTTTTATTGCTTTTTGATTCCCGCTTTCCTGCGGTACATTGATTATAATACCATAGTTTTAATATTCCGTCAATATTTTTTTTGTTTTTTTTCAAAAAAATTTATTTATTTATTAAACTCTTTAATTTATCTTTTATATTATTAGATTTTCCTAATTTCAATATCAAATCTATTCCCCAAGATTTCTTTTATTTTTAAAATATATTTTTTAGAGATATACTCAATTTTACTTCTTCCTTTGTTACAAGTTTTCCAGATTCAACAACATTTCCATCTACCACAATTTTATATTCTCCTAAAGTTTTTCCTGATTCTACTGGAGCAATTACCCCTTTATTTCTTTTTATAGATATTTTTATATCACTGTCTTTATTCAAAATATCTGTAAAATTCTTATCAGGATATAAATCAGCATATTCTTTATCCCCACTGAATACAGGAACTTTAGCTATAGAAATATTTTCATCAGTAAGTTTTCTAAAATGATAATGCTCATAAAATTCTTCCATTTGACTTAAAACACTTTCATCTCTTTTTTTATAAGTAGGCCCTCCTACAACAACTGTAAATATCTGCATATCTTCTTTATCACTTAATACAGAAATATTATATCCTACTTTAGAATGATGTCCTGTTTTAATTCCATATATTCCCTCTTCTCCCAATAAAAGATTTCTATTTTTTATTTTCAATTTTCCATCACGTATAGTAGTTTCTTTTATAGAAGCTATCTCCATATATTTATTATATTTAGCAGCCTCAAGTGACAATTTGTATATCCCTCTTGCTGTTCCAGCATCCATTCCCTTTTTGGTCATATCACTTGGAAGGCCAGCTGGTGTATAAAACTCCAATTCCTTTTCTAGTCCTAAATCTGTGGATTTCTTATTCATCAATTTTACAAATTTATCTGCATCACCTTTTCCTATATATTCGGCTATTGCATAAGCTGCATTATTAGCTGAATATATGGCTGTCGCTTTAATTAAATCTTCAAGAGTAAAAACATCTCCCTCTTTCATAGGGATTCTGCTTCCTCCAGTTTGAGCTGATTTCTTACTTACTTTAATTTTATCTTTCATTTTTATGCTGCCTTTTTCTAATTGATCAAAAGTTACCATTAAAGTCATCATTTTTGTTAGAGAAGCTAATGGATATTTTTCATCAATATTTTCTGAATAATATATCTTTCCTCTATTATCTCCTAAAAGCATCGCTTTATATAAAGGTTTTTCTTCTTTCAATGCAACTTCATCTTCAGCTTCTTTAGCAAAAACTGTGGAACTTGCAAGTATAATAGTTAATAACAATACATTTAAAATTTTCTTCATTTTGCATCTCCTGTTGTATAAAAATAAGCTTCTGTAAAATTATATCATAAATTTACAGAAGCTTATATCAAAATTTAAATTTTAATTGAGTTATTTTCTATTTTTCTTCTTTTTTATCTTTTTTAGAAAGATAATCTTCAATAGCTAATTTAATAGCTTCCTCTGCAAGAACAGAACAATGCATTTTTACTGGTGGAAGTCCACCTAATGCATCTACTACTTTTTTATTTGTAAGAGCTAGAGCTTCATCAACAGTTTTTCCCATAATAAGTTCTGTAGATATTGAAGAGCTAGCTATTGCTGAAGCGCATCCAAAAGTTCTAAACTTAACATCAGTTATTATATTATCTTCTACTTTAATAAATATCTCCATTATGTCTCCACATGAAGCATTCCCTACTTTTCCATAACCAGATGGATTTTCAATAACTCCAACATTGTGCGGATTCATAAAATGTTCCATTACTTTTTCTGTATATTGCATTTTCATACTCCTTATTTACTATTATTTATTTTAAATTCATTCCAAAGAGGAGAGATCGCTCTTAACTTTTCGATCACTTCTACCAGAACTTCCACTGTATAATCTATTTCTTCTTTTGTATTATATTTTCCTAGACCAAATCTAATAGTTCCATGAGCAAACTCAGGTTCAATCCCCATTGCTAGTAATACATGTGAAGCCTGCAGATCATCTGATGAACAAGCTGACCCTGAACTTACTGCTATTCCTTTATAACTTAAACTAAGAAGAATTGACTCCCCTTCAAGATATTTAAATGTTATGCTTGAAGTTCCTGGAAGTCTTTTCACTCCTTTAGCATTTATTACTATTTCAGGTATTTTTTTTGATACTTCGCTTTCAAAATAATCTCTTAGTTCTTCCTCTTTTTTAAATTCTTCTGCCATATCTCTATAAGCTATTTCTAAAGCTTTAGCCATTCCAACCATTCCTGGAACATTTGAAGTTCCTGGTCTTCTTTTTCCTTCTTGACCTCCACCTGTAAGAACTTTTCCAAATCTTACACCATTTCTCCAATAAAGAGCTGCTATTCCTTTAGGACCATAGAATTTATGTGCTGAAAAAGAAAGAAGATCAATTCCCATTTCTTTTGGTTTTATATCAACTTTTCCCATCGTCTGAACTGCATCCACATGAAATATAATTTTATTTTCTTTTGCTATTTTTCCTATTTCTTCTATAGGTTGAAAAGTTCCAACTTCGTTATTAGCATGCATTACAGTTATTAAAATAGTTTCTTCTTTTATCACACTTTTCAATTCTTCTACATCAATCATTCCATTTTTATCAACATGAAGAATTGTTACTTCATATCCTTCATCTTCAAGATCTTTCAAGGTATTTTTTATAGCTGGATGCTCTATTGGACTTGCTATTATATGTTTTCCTCTATTTTTATATGCTCTAGCTATTCCTCTAATTGCAAGGTTATCAGATTCACTTCCTGAGGCAGTAAATATTATCTCATTAGGTTCTGCATCAAGATACTTTGCAATAATTTCTCTTGATTCATTCATAGCCTTATTTGTTTCTTTACCAAAAAGATGCAAACTTGAAGCATTTCCATAATACTCAGTTAAATAAGGTACCATTGCTTCAAATACTTCATTATCCATCTTTGTTGTTGCATTATTGTCTAGATAAACTCTCATATTTATCGTCTCCTTGAATTACATTTCTTACTTGTCAACTATGTTATACCATTCTTTATTTATTTTGTCAAGAATTAAAATGATTACTTATCTATATTTTTTCCATGGTTACAAAACTCTCTTATTTCACATTCACTGCATCTTGGTCTTCTGGCTATACATTTGTCTCTTCCTTGTAATATAAGATAGTGTGAAAAATCTATCCAGTCTTTTTTAGGAACTATTTTCATAAGTTCTTGTTCTATTTTTACAGGATCATCATTTTTTACCAACCCAATAAGATTTGATAATCTTTTAACATGAGTATCTACAGTTATTCCATCTGCCAGACCCCATACTTCTCCTCTTACCACATTGGCTGTTTTTCTTCCCACTCCTGCAAGTTCTATAAGCTTATCCATATCTTTTGGTATTTCTCCATTATATTTAGAAAGAAGTTGCTGACTGCATAATTTTATATTTTTAGCTTTATTTCTAAAAAATCCTGTACTTTTTATCATTTCCTCTATTTTTTCTACTGGAAGAGCTGCAAATTCTTCAGGAGTATTAACTTTTTTATACATTTCTTTTGTAACAATATTTACTCTTACATCTGTACATTGTGCTGAAAGAATAACGGCTACAAGGAGTTCAAAAGGTGTCTTAAAATTCAAAGCACATTTAGGATCTCCAAATTTTTCATGAAGATTTTCAAGTATTTTTTTTACTTTTTCTTTTTTAGTCATAATTTTTCCTCTAAAGCTCTCACTTTCTTCTCAAATAAAATATGTTCAGTTCCATTATATTCTTCATTTTTTTTTCTTTTAAATCCAATTTTAAGAAATACCTTTTGGGATATCTCATTTTCTTCCAATATGTATGCTGATATTTTTTTTATATTTGGCTTTTCAAAGCAGAGTTCATTGATACTATTAACAACAACAGTTTCTGAATATCCCTTTCCTCTTATGCCTTCTATGAGATATACACTTATAATAGCTTCATCTTCATCTAATTCAAATTTTACAGTTCCTAAAAATTCGCTGCTCAAACTTTCTATGGTATAAAAAAGGTATGTGGGAGAATTAATAACAAAACTATACCATCTTCTATGTGCTTCCCACTGATCTTTTTCTTTATCAGGATAGTACTTTTCCACATAATTTAAATGGATATATTTATAAATATCTGGTATATCTTTATCCATCATTTTTCTCAATATTATTTCAATCAACAAACTCACCTTTGACTACTTTAAAACTACTTTATGATATTTTTTCTTCCCAATTTTTACAAGAAATTCTCCATCAACAAAAAGATCCTTGGTTATAGGCATAGCAAAATCAGTTACTTTATTTTCTCCTATATTTAATCCATTCTGCTGAACAAGCCTTCTTCCTTCACTTTTAGTTTTCAATATCCCTTTTTCCACTAAAAAATCTACAAGCCCAGTTCCTAAGGTATTTTCTTCTATCTCTACTGAAGGGACACTGCTCATATCCTGTCCTCCTCCAAATAAAGCTTCTGCTGCTGTCTTAGCTTTAAGTGCCTCTTCTTCTCCATGAATCATTTTGGTAATTTCAAAAGCAAGTACCTTTTTAGCTTCATTTATCTCTGCTCCTTCTAATGCACTCAGTTTTTTTACTTCATCCATTGGAATAAATGTCAATAATGAAAGACATTTTTCAACATCTACATCATCAACATTTCTCCAGTATTGGTAAAATTCATAAGGAGATGTTTTTTCTGAGTCCAACCATAAAGCTCCCTTTGCAGTTTTACCCATTTTCTTTCCTTCACTATTAGTAAGAAGAGTACATGTCATTGCAAAAGCCTGCTTTTGTTCT
This window harbors:
- the nth gene encoding endonuclease III, whose translation is MTKKEKVKKILENLHEKFGDPKCALNFKTPFELLVAVILSAQCTDVRVNIVTKEMYKKVNTPEEFAALPVEKIEEMIKSTGFFRNKAKNIKLCSQQLLSKYNGEIPKDMDKLIELAGVGRKTANVVRGEVWGLADGITVDTHVKRLSNLIGLVKNDDPVKIEQELMKIVPKKDWIDFSHYLILQGRDKCIARRPRCSECEIREFCNHGKNIDK
- a CDS encoding D-alanyl-D-alanine carboxypeptidase family protein codes for the protein MKKILNVLLLTIILASSTVFAKEAEDEVALKEEKPLYKAMLLGDNRGKIYYSENIDEKYPLASLTKMMTLMVTFDQLEKGSIKMKDKIKVSKKSAQTGGSRIPMKEGDVFTLEDLIKATAIYSANNAAYAIAEYIGKGDADKFVKLMNKKSTDLGLEKELEFYTPAGLPSDMTKKGMDAGTARGIYKLSLEAAKYNKYMEIASIKETTIRDGKLKIKNRNLLLGEEGIYGIKTGHHSKVGYNISVLSDKEDMQIFTVVVGGPTYKKRDESVLSQMEEFYEHYHFRKLTDENISIAKVPVFSGDKEYADLYPDKNFTDILNKDSDIKISIKRNKGVIAPVESGKTLGEYKIVVDGNVVESGKLVTKEEVKLSISLKNIF
- the nifS gene encoding cysteine desulfurase NifS, whose translation is MRVYLDNNATTKMDNEVFEAMVPYLTEYYGNASSLHLFGKETNKAMNESREIIAKYLDAEPNEIIFTASGSESDNLAIRGIARAYKNRGKHIIASPIEHPAIKNTLKDLEDEGYEVTILHVDKNGMIDVEELKSVIKEETILITVMHANNEVGTFQPIEEIGKIAKENKIIFHVDAVQTMGKVDIKPKEMGIDLLSFSAHKFYGPKGIAALYWRNGVRFGKVLTGGGQEGKRRPGTSNVPGMVGMAKALEIAYRDMAEEFKKEEELRDYFESEVSKKIPEIVINAKGVKRLPGTSSITFKYLEGESILLSLSYKGIAVSSGSACSSDDLQASHVLLAMGIEPEFAHGTIRFGLGKYNTKEEIDYTVEVLVEVIEKLRAISPLWNEFKINNSK
- the nifU gene encoding Fe-S cluster assembly scaffold protein NifU, producing the protein MQYTEKVMEHFMNPHNVGVIENPSGYGKVGNASCGDIMEIFIKVEDNIITDVKFRTFGCASAIASSSISTELIMGKTVDEALALTNKKVVDALGGLPPVKMHCSVLAEEAIKLAIEDYLSKKDKKEEK
- a CDS encoding GNAT family protein; this encodes MIEIILRKMMDKDIPDIYKYIHLNYVEKYYPDKEKDQWEAHRRWYSFVINSPTYLFYTIESLSSEFLGTVKFELDEDEAIISVYLIEGIRGKGYSETVVVNSINELCFEKPNIKKISAYILEENEISQKVFLKIGFKRKKNEEYNGTEHILFEKKVRALEEKL